The stretch of DNA TTCGAGATCTTCAACTTCCTCAATGATTTCTTCTTCGATGATTTCTTCAGTTTCAATATCAATTTCTTCATCTTCTACAACTTCACCATCTTCTTCAATGGTAACTCTTGGAGGAAGAATTTCTACAGAATCAGGTAATACAGTTTCTGGAGGCATAATTCTTACATAAATACCTAAAACACCAGGTTTCAATTCAGCAGTAGCGAAGCCTTCTTCAACAAATCTGATTGAAGGTTCTCCACATTTTTTAATGTATCCTTCAACAAATTTAGCTACAGCAGATCTAGAACCTCTGATTTTACCAGAAATAGTTACTTCTACACCTTGAGCTCCTGCTCCCATAATTCTACGAATAGTGGAGTAAGCTACTCTTCTAAAGTGCATTCCTCTTTGTAACATATTAGAAATTTTGTAAGCCATGATTTTTGGGTTGAGTTCAGGAACATCAACTTCTTTAACTTCAATTTGAGGATTGTCTAATCCAAATTCAGTTTTAAGAGTGTTGGTAATAGTTCTTACATTTTTTCCTCCTCTACCAATAACCATACCCGGTCTTTCTGCATAAACAATAACCATGGTACCTAAAGGAGTAATTTGAACTTCCATACCGCCGTATCCAGCTCTTTCTAATTCTTTTTCTAAGTATTCGTCAATTCTAGTTCTTCTAAGGCCTTCTTGAACGAAATCTTTTTCTATCATTAGTTAGCCTCCTGTAATACAATTTGAATATGAGTAGTAGGTGTGTTAAATGGAGTCATTCTACCAAATGCTCTTGGTATGTATCCAGGTATTACAACACCTTTGTGACTTGAAATGTGTTCAATGAATAATTTTTCAGTGTCTAAACCTTTGTACTCTGCATTAGCTTCAGCATTTTCTAAAACTTTTAAGATTTGTTCTGCTGCTTTTACAGGGTATCTTCCACTAGGCCATCCTTCTTGACCTTTTCTGTGACCAACTTTTTTGTTGTGTCTTTTAAAAGGAACTGATTTTTTCATTCCGATAACATCTTCTAAGTAAGCTTTAGCTTTAACTACTTCCATTCCTCTTATTGCTCTACAAATCTCAACACTGTGTTTTGGAGAAATCTTAAGAGATTTTGCCATAGCACGTGCTGTTTTTTCTTCATCAACATCATTATTATAAGCATATTTGTTAGCCATGTTCTAATCTCCTTATTTAAGTGGTACAAACATGGATGATCTTGTAGCACCCATACCTGGGTCTCCGTGTTGAACTCTTTTTCTTGTTGGTGCATATTCACCGAAGTAGTGACCAATCATTTCTGGAGTAAGAGTTACTTCTACAAAATTTTGACCGTCATAAATACCGAAAGTGGTACCAACCATTTCTGGTAAAACAATCATGTCCCTACAATGAGTCCTAATTACAACAGGACGACCATCTTTAGTTCCTTCTTTATTCAATTTTCTCATTTTATCCAAAACAATTTGTTGTCTTGGTAAGAATCCTCTTTTTAAAGACCTTCTTTGTCTTGCAGGTAATAATTTCATTACTTCCTCTAAAGACATGTCTTGTAATTCTTCAAGAGTATAACCTTTATATTTAAATACTTTTCTTGCCAATGAAACACCCTCTATCTATCTTTTTAAACCTGTTCTCTTAGCTGCAATTGAACCAACTTTTCTTCCTGGTGGTGCATGTCTTGAAACAGTAGTTGGACGACCAGGATGTTGTCTGTTACCTCCCCCGTGAGGGTGATCAACAGCGTTCATTGCTACTCCTCTTACAGTCATGAATTTCTTACCTTTAGCTTTATAAGCATGCCATTTTTTACCTGCTTTAAGGAATGGTTTATCTTTTCTTCCTCCACCAGCTACTACACCGATACTAGCACGGCAGTTAGGATTTAAGTATTTTAATTCCCCAGATGGTAATTCAACAACAGTTTGGTTAGCATCATGAGTTACAACATTAGCATAAGTTCCAGATGATCTTACAAAACGACCTCCGTCTCCAGGGGTGTTTTCAATATCATAGATTGGAGTACCTTCAGGAATTTCAGCGAGTGGTAATGTGTTACCAAATTTAATAGGAGCGGAAATACCACATTCAATTTCATCATCAATTTGAATGCTTTCAGGTGCTAATATAAATTTCTTTTCACCATTTTCGAATTTTACTTCAGCGATAGGAGCGGTTCTTGCTGGGTCGTGTACAATATCAGTAACTTTACCTTTGATACTGCCTTCTTTTTCTAATGCATCGTAAGATCTGTATCTGATTTTATCTTTGAAACGATGAGAAGCAACACGGTGAGCAGGAGTTCCTCTACCTCTTCTTTGATGTATTAATCGTTTTCCCATTCAAATTCCTCCTTAGAATACTCCCATTCTGACAGCGATTTCTTCTGCCATTTCTTCTTCAACAAGTTTAA from uncultured Methanobrevibacter sp. encodes:
- a CDS encoding 30S ribosomal protein S3 is translated as MIEKDFVQEGLRRTRIDEYLEKELERAGYGGMEVQITPLGTMVIVYAERPGMVIGRGGKNVRTITNTLKTEFGLDNPQIEVKEVDVPELNPKIMAYKISNMLQRGMHFRRVAYSTIRRIMGAGAQGVEVTISGKIRGSRSAVAKFVEGYIKKCGEPSIRFVEEGFATAELKPGVLGIYVRIMPPETVLPDSVEILPPRVTIEEDGEVVEDEEIDIETEEIIEEEIIEEVEDLEELEEVVEEESTEEVEENDD
- a CDS encoding 50S ribosomal protein L22, encoding MANKYAYNNDVDEEKTARAMAKSLKISPKHSVEICRAIRGMEVVKAKAYLEDVIGMKKSVPFKRHNKKVGHRKGQEGWPSGRYPVKAAEQILKVLENAEANAEYKGLDTEKLFIEHISSHKGVVIPGYIPRAFGRMTPFNTPTTHIQIVLQEAN
- the rpsS gene encoding 30S ribosomal protein S19; translated protein: MARKVFKYKGYTLEELQDMSLEEVMKLLPARQRRSLKRGFLPRQQIVLDKMRKLNKEGTKDGRPVVIRTHCRDMIVLPEMVGTTFGIYDGQNFVEVTLTPEMIGHYFGEYAPTRKRVQHGDPGMGATRSSMFVPLK
- a CDS encoding 50S ribosomal protein L2: MGKRLIHQRRGRGTPAHRVASHRFKDKIRYRSYDALEKEGSIKGKVTDIVHDPARTAPIAEVKFENGEKKFILAPESIQIDDEIECGISAPIKFGNTLPLAEIPEGTPIYDIENTPGDGGRFVRSSGTYANVVTHDANQTVVELPSGELKYLNPNCRASIGVVAGGGRKDKPFLKAGKKWHAYKAKGKKFMTVRGVAMNAVDHPHGGGNRQHPGRPTTVSRHAPPGRKVGSIAAKRTGLKR